From Miscanthus floridulus cultivar M001 chromosome 15, ASM1932011v1, whole genome shotgun sequence, the proteins below share one genomic window:
- the LOC136508333 gene encoding probable LRR receptor-like serine/threonine-protein kinase At3g47570 isoform X1, protein MATIPGFPVLMVTILLAFACTSCFLSFSTASSSAPATLHSTTSDDTDLQALVCLKIHLSDSDTAGAMASWSNDSSVQYCSWPGVTCGKRHASRVTILDFDSANLSGQIPPCVGSLTFLRAIHLPNNQLNGHIPPELGSLNRLFYLNLSYNHLMGMIPSTLPSCSHLQFIDLSNNLLEGVIPSSLMNNKSSQLQEIILSNNKLNGDIPPQLGSLNHLSYLDLSYNSLMGMIPSTLSSCSHLRFIDLSNNLLEGEIPSSLINRSSHLLAIILSNNKLHGRIPDGLGTLSSLSALLVANNTLTGGIPDFLANSSSLEFLDLTNNHLSGEIPSALFNSSSIEVLGLGGNNFVGSVPPLVHILSPLDTLILSNNNLSGSIPSSLGNFSALTCLLLSENNFQGAIPSSLGMIPSLEQLDLTFNNLSGTVPASLYHKTTLTYLAVGTNRLSGQIPYDIGFTLPNIQTLILQGNHFHGQIPASLGNATNIQVLNLRDNSFQGTIPSFGNLSSLTELNLGMNQLEAGDWSFLSSLANCSQLVLLNLDRNILNGELPVSTGNLPRSLQVLLLTENQISGTIPPEIEHLTNLTILYMENNLLAGNLPDSIGNLPNLFVLSLSQNKLSGQVPSSIGNLNKLSELYLQENNFSGLIPRALGYCKNLETLNLSCNGFTGSIPKELFTLSLLSEGLDLSHNELSGEIPLEIGGLINLDVLNISNNQLSGTIPSALGSCVHLGSLHMEGNLLHGKIPESFISLRGISEMDLSRNYLSGEVPEFFELFSSMMLLNLSFNNLEGPVPTGGVFQNIGEVVFIEGNKLLCASSIHLPQLPLCSEVRSKKRKAYGILKIAGFTALSLAIFSCFVVILSKKRKKVKQESRPPCKELRKFSYADLVMAINDFSLANLIGSGKSASVYKGRPGLEEDIVAIKVFKLDQLGTPKSFVAECEALRNTRHRNLVRVITACSTFDPSGHPFKALILEYVLNGSLESWLYPNLNRYGLRSPLSLGTRITIAMDVASALDYLHNHCVLPVIHCDLKPSNVLLDDVMCARLADFGLAKFLQSYSHQSSTSLLGPRGSIGYIAPEYGLGSKLSAEGDVYSYGIIILELLTGKCPTDEMFTNGLNLHRFVENAFPQKIGEILDPCIVQGFEDDGDVYNNLEQGNNATAGVESCILHLVKLGLSCSVETPKERPSTQDVYTEVITIKESFAALRG, encoded by the exons ATGGCCACCATCCCTGGTTTCCCTGTGCTTATGGTCACCATCTTGCTTGCATTTGCATGCACATCCTGCTTCCTCTCATTCTCAActgcatcttcttcagctcctgCTACACTTCACAGCACGACATCCGATGATACTGATCTCCAGGCCCTGGTTTGCCTCAAGATCCACCTCTCCGACTCCGACACCGCCGGAGCCATGGCTTCATGGAGCAATGACTCATCAGTGCAGTACTGCAGCTGGCCTGGTGTCACCTGCGGCAAGAGGCACGCATCTCGTGTCACCATCCTGGATTTCGATTCGGCCAACCTCAGTGGCCAGATACCGCCATGTGTTGGCAGCCTCACTTTCCTTAGGGCTATCCACCTTCCAAACAACCAGCTGAACGGGCACATCCCGCCAGAGCTCGGCAGCCTGAATCGCCTCTTCTATTTGAACCTCAGCTACAACCATCTCATGGGCATGATACCAAGCACTCTACCCTCCTGCTCACACCTCCAGTTCATCGATCTTTCGAACAATCTCCTTGAAGGTGTGATCCCCTCAAGCCTGATGAACAATAAAAGTTCACAACTACAGGAGATCATCCTGAGCAACAACAAACTGAACGGGGACATTCCACCTCAGCTCGGCAGCCTGAACCACCTCTCCTACTTGGACCTGAGTTACAACAGCCTCATGGGCATGATACCAAGCACTCTGTCCTCCTGCTCCCACCTCCGGTTCATTGATCTTTCGAACAATCTCCTTGAAGGTGAGATCCCCTCAAGCCTGATCAATAGAAGTTCACATCTTCTGGCGATCATCCTGAGCAATAACAAACTACATGGCAGAATCCCAGATGGGCTGGGTACACTCTCCAGCCTTTCAGCTCTACTTGTCGCCAACAACACGCTGACAGGAGGCATCCCAGATTTCCTTGCAAACAGTTCATCGCTTGAATTCCTAGATCTAACAAACAACCATCTCAGTGGGGAGATTCCTTCCGCTCTTTTTAACAGCTCATCGATTGAAGTCCTAGGCCTTGGAGGCAATAACTTTGTTGGGTCTGTGCCACCACTAGTGCATATCTTGTCACCACTAGATACCCTGATCCTATCCAATAACAATCTCTCAGGTAGCATACCTTCCTCTCTAGGAAATTTTTCAGCTCTTACTTGTCTCTTGCTTTCAGAAAACAACTTCCAAGGAGCCATTCCATCGAGTTTAGGCATGATTCCAAGCCTGGAACAATTGGACCTGACTTTCAACAACCTGTCAGGGACTGTTCCAGCCTCTCTTTACCACAAAACAACACTTACATACCTCGCCGTCGGCACCAACAGACTCAGTGGCCAAATTCCATATGACATAGGTTTTACCCTTCCAAACATCCAAACACTGATTCtgcaaggaaatcatttccatGGTCAGATCCCTGCTTCACTAGGCAATGCAACAAATATTCAGGTGTTGAACCTCCGTGACAATTCATTCCAAGGTACTATTCCTTCTTTTGGGAACCTGTCCAGCTTAACTGAACTGAATCTTGGGATGAATCAGCTAGAAGCCGGAGACTGGTCATTCTTGTCCTCATTGGCAAATTGCAGCCAGTTGGTTCTATTAAACCTAGACAGGAACATCCTTAACGGAGAATTACCTGTTTCCACTGGGAACCTTCCAAGAAGTTTACAAGTATTATTGTTAACAGAAAATCAGATATCTGGAACCATACCACCAGAGATAGAGCACCTTACAAACCTTACCATTCTTTACATGGAAAATAATTTACTTGCTGGAAACCTCCCTGACTCCATTGGAAACCTTCCAAACTTGTTTGTCCTTAGCTTATCCCAAAACAAACTTTCTGGACAGGTTCCATCATCCATTGGTAACCTCAACAAACTGAGTGAGCTCTATTTACAAGAAAATAATTTCAGTGGCTTGATCCCAAGAGCTTTAGGATACTGTAAAAATCTGGAAACTCTTAACCTCTCCTGTAATGGCTTCACTGGTAGCATACCGAAGGAGCTCTTCACCCTTTCCTTGCTTTCGGAAGGTCTGGACTTGTCTCACAATGAACTATCTGGAGAAATACCATTGGAGATTGGCGGCTTGATAAACCTTGACGTGCTGAATATTTCCAATAACCAACTGAGTGGAACAATCCCCTCCGCTCTAGGATCCTGCGTGCACTTGGGGTCCCTCCACATGGAAGGGAACCTTCTACATGGGAAAATCCCTGAATCTTTCATTAGTTTGAGAGGCATCAGTGAGATGGATCTTTCTCGAAATTACTTGTCTGGTGAAGTTCCTGAGTTCTTTGAGCTTTTCAGCTCTATGATGCTTCTCAATTTGTCGTTCAACAACCTCGAAGGACCGGTACCAACTGGTGGGGTATTTCAGAACATAGGAGAGGTTGTGTTCATTGAAGGTAACAAGTTGTTGTGTGCCAGCAGTATCCACTTGCCACAGCTTCCACTTTGCAGTGAAGTGAGATCAAAAAAGAGAAAAGCCTACGGTATTCTGAAGATAGCAGGATTTACTGCTCTTTCCTTGGCCATCTTCTCGTGCTTTGTCGTCATTCTCTCGAAGAAGAGAAAGAAAGTTAAACAAGAATCTCGTCCACCTTGCAAGGAGTTGAGGAAGTTCTCATATGCTGATTTAGTCATGGCAATAAATGATTTCTCTTTGGCCAACTTGATTGGTTCTGGAAAATCTGCATCAGTCTACAAAGGTAGACCAGGGCTCGAAGAAGATATAGTTGCTATCAAGGTTTTCAAACTCGATCAACTTGGCACACCAAAGAGCTTCGTTGCTGAGTGTGAAGCGCTGAGGAACACTCGTCATCGCAATCTTGTAAGGGTGATTACTGCATGCTCAACATTTGATCCATCAGGACATCCATTCAAAGCTCTTATTCTTGAATATGTGCTTAATGGAAGCCTAGAGAGCTGGCTCTATCCTAATTTGAACAGGTATGGGTTgagaagcccattgagtttgggCACCAGAATAACAATAGCAATGGATGTAGCTTCCGCTTTGGATTATCTACACAACCATTGTGTGCTCCCTGTGATCCATTGTGACTTAAAGCCCAGCAATGTCCTTCTTGATGATGTCATGTGTGCACGCCTTGCTGACTTCGGGTTAGCTAAATTTCTTCAAAGCTATAGTCATCAAAGTTCGACAAGCTTATTGGGACCAAGAGGATCAATTGGATACATTGCACCAG AGTACGGCTTGGGAAGCAAACTCTCAGCAGAAGGTGATGTCTACAGCTATGGAATTATTATATTAGAACTGCTGACAGGGAAGTGTCCAACAGATGAGATGTTTACAAATGGTTTGAACCTTCACAGATTTGTGGAGAATGCGTTTCCTCAAAAGATTGGTGAGATTCTAGATCCTTGTATCGTTCAAGGTTTTGAAGATGATGGTGATGTGTACAACAATTTGGAGCAAGGAAATAATGCAACAGCTGGAGTGGAAAGCTGCATCCTGCATCTTGTTAAACTCGGTCTCTCATGCTCTGTGGAGACACCAAAGGAAAGACCATCAACGCAGGATGTTTATACTGAGGTTATCACAATCAAAGAATCATTTGCTGCGCTACGTGGATGA
- the LOC136508333 gene encoding probable LRR receptor-like serine/threonine-protein kinase At3g47570 isoform X2, with translation MATIPGFPVLMVTILLAFACTSCFLSFSTASSSAPATLHSTTSDDTDLQALVCLKIHLSDSDTAGAMASWSNDSSVQYCSWPGVTCGKRHASRVTILDFDSANLSGQIPPCVGSLTFLRAIHLPNNQLNGHIPPELGSLNRLFYLNLSYNHLMGMIPSTLPSCSHLQFIDLSNNLLEGVIPSSLMNNKSSQLQEIILSNNKLNGDIPPQLGSLNHLSYLDLSYNSLMGMIPSTLSSCSHLRFIDLSNNLLEGEIPSSLINRSSHLLAIILSNNKLHGRIPDGLGTLSSLSALLVANNTLTGGIPDFLANSSSLEFLDLTNNHLSGEIPSALFNSSSIEVLGLGGNNFVGSVPPLVHILSPLDTLILSNNNLSGSIPSSLGNFSALTCLLLSENNFQGAIPSSLGMIPSLEQLDLTFNNLSGTVPASLYHKTTLTYLAVGTNRLSGQIPYDIGFTLPNIQTLILQGNHFHGQIPASLGNATNIQVLNLRDNSFQGTIPSFGNLSSLTELNLGMNQLEAGDWSFLSSLANCSQLVLLNLDRNILNGELPVSTGNLPRSLQVLLLTENQISGTIPPEIEHLTNLTILYMENNLLAGNLPDSIGNLPNLFVLSLSQNKLSGQVPSSIGNLNKLSELYLQENNFSGLIPRALGYCKNLETLNLSCNGFTGSIPKELFTLSLLSEGLDLSHNELSGEIPLEIGGLINLDVLNISNNQLSGTIPSALGSCVHLGSLHMEGNLLHGKIPESFISLRGISEMDLSRNYLSGEVPEFFELFSSMMLLNLSFNNLEGPVPTGGVFQNIGEVVFIEGNKLLCASSIHLPQLPLCSEVRSKKRKAYGILKIAGFTALSLAIFSCFVVILSKKRKKVKQESRPPCKELRKFSYADLVMAINDFSLANLIGSGKSASVYKGRPGLEEDIVAIKVFKLDQLGTPKSFVAECEALRNTRHRNLVRVITACSTFDPSGHPFKALILEYVLNGSLESWLYPNLNRYGLRSPLSLGTRITIAMDVASALDYLHNHCVLPVIHCDLKPSNVLLDDVMCARLADFGLAKFLQSYSHQSSTSLLGPRGSIGYIAPEYGLGSKLSAEDLWRMRFLKRLVRF, from the exons ATGGCCACCATCCCTGGTTTCCCTGTGCTTATGGTCACCATCTTGCTTGCATTTGCATGCACATCCTGCTTCCTCTCATTCTCAActgcatcttcttcagctcctgCTACACTTCACAGCACGACATCCGATGATACTGATCTCCAGGCCCTGGTTTGCCTCAAGATCCACCTCTCCGACTCCGACACCGCCGGAGCCATGGCTTCATGGAGCAATGACTCATCAGTGCAGTACTGCAGCTGGCCTGGTGTCACCTGCGGCAAGAGGCACGCATCTCGTGTCACCATCCTGGATTTCGATTCGGCCAACCTCAGTGGCCAGATACCGCCATGTGTTGGCAGCCTCACTTTCCTTAGGGCTATCCACCTTCCAAACAACCAGCTGAACGGGCACATCCCGCCAGAGCTCGGCAGCCTGAATCGCCTCTTCTATTTGAACCTCAGCTACAACCATCTCATGGGCATGATACCAAGCACTCTACCCTCCTGCTCACACCTCCAGTTCATCGATCTTTCGAACAATCTCCTTGAAGGTGTGATCCCCTCAAGCCTGATGAACAATAAAAGTTCACAACTACAGGAGATCATCCTGAGCAACAACAAACTGAACGGGGACATTCCACCTCAGCTCGGCAGCCTGAACCACCTCTCCTACTTGGACCTGAGTTACAACAGCCTCATGGGCATGATACCAAGCACTCTGTCCTCCTGCTCCCACCTCCGGTTCATTGATCTTTCGAACAATCTCCTTGAAGGTGAGATCCCCTCAAGCCTGATCAATAGAAGTTCACATCTTCTGGCGATCATCCTGAGCAATAACAAACTACATGGCAGAATCCCAGATGGGCTGGGTACACTCTCCAGCCTTTCAGCTCTACTTGTCGCCAACAACACGCTGACAGGAGGCATCCCAGATTTCCTTGCAAACAGTTCATCGCTTGAATTCCTAGATCTAACAAACAACCATCTCAGTGGGGAGATTCCTTCCGCTCTTTTTAACAGCTCATCGATTGAAGTCCTAGGCCTTGGAGGCAATAACTTTGTTGGGTCTGTGCCACCACTAGTGCATATCTTGTCACCACTAGATACCCTGATCCTATCCAATAACAATCTCTCAGGTAGCATACCTTCCTCTCTAGGAAATTTTTCAGCTCTTACTTGTCTCTTGCTTTCAGAAAACAACTTCCAAGGAGCCATTCCATCGAGTTTAGGCATGATTCCAAGCCTGGAACAATTGGACCTGACTTTCAACAACCTGTCAGGGACTGTTCCAGCCTCTCTTTACCACAAAACAACACTTACATACCTCGCCGTCGGCACCAACAGACTCAGTGGCCAAATTCCATATGACATAGGTTTTACCCTTCCAAACATCCAAACACTGATTCtgcaaggaaatcatttccatGGTCAGATCCCTGCTTCACTAGGCAATGCAACAAATATTCAGGTGTTGAACCTCCGTGACAATTCATTCCAAGGTACTATTCCTTCTTTTGGGAACCTGTCCAGCTTAACTGAACTGAATCTTGGGATGAATCAGCTAGAAGCCGGAGACTGGTCATTCTTGTCCTCATTGGCAAATTGCAGCCAGTTGGTTCTATTAAACCTAGACAGGAACATCCTTAACGGAGAATTACCTGTTTCCACTGGGAACCTTCCAAGAAGTTTACAAGTATTATTGTTAACAGAAAATCAGATATCTGGAACCATACCACCAGAGATAGAGCACCTTACAAACCTTACCATTCTTTACATGGAAAATAATTTACTTGCTGGAAACCTCCCTGACTCCATTGGAAACCTTCCAAACTTGTTTGTCCTTAGCTTATCCCAAAACAAACTTTCTGGACAGGTTCCATCATCCATTGGTAACCTCAACAAACTGAGTGAGCTCTATTTACAAGAAAATAATTTCAGTGGCTTGATCCCAAGAGCTTTAGGATACTGTAAAAATCTGGAAACTCTTAACCTCTCCTGTAATGGCTTCACTGGTAGCATACCGAAGGAGCTCTTCACCCTTTCCTTGCTTTCGGAAGGTCTGGACTTGTCTCACAATGAACTATCTGGAGAAATACCATTGGAGATTGGCGGCTTGATAAACCTTGACGTGCTGAATATTTCCAATAACCAACTGAGTGGAACAATCCCCTCCGCTCTAGGATCCTGCGTGCACTTGGGGTCCCTCCACATGGAAGGGAACCTTCTACATGGGAAAATCCCTGAATCTTTCATTAGTTTGAGAGGCATCAGTGAGATGGATCTTTCTCGAAATTACTTGTCTGGTGAAGTTCCTGAGTTCTTTGAGCTTTTCAGCTCTATGATGCTTCTCAATTTGTCGTTCAACAACCTCGAAGGACCGGTACCAACTGGTGGGGTATTTCAGAACATAGGAGAGGTTGTGTTCATTGAAGGTAACAAGTTGTTGTGTGCCAGCAGTATCCACTTGCCACAGCTTCCACTTTGCAGTGAAGTGAGATCAAAAAAGAGAAAAGCCTACGGTATTCTGAAGATAGCAGGATTTACTGCTCTTTCCTTGGCCATCTTCTCGTGCTTTGTCGTCATTCTCTCGAAGAAGAGAAAGAAAGTTAAACAAGAATCTCGTCCACCTTGCAAGGAGTTGAGGAAGTTCTCATATGCTGATTTAGTCATGGCAATAAATGATTTCTCTTTGGCCAACTTGATTGGTTCTGGAAAATCTGCATCAGTCTACAAAGGTAGACCAGGGCTCGAAGAAGATATAGTTGCTATCAAGGTTTTCAAACTCGATCAACTTGGCACACCAAAGAGCTTCGTTGCTGAGTGTGAAGCGCTGAGGAACACTCGTCATCGCAATCTTGTAAGGGTGATTACTGCATGCTCAACATTTGATCCATCAGGACATCCATTCAAAGCTCTTATTCTTGAATATGTGCTTAATGGAAGCCTAGAGAGCTGGCTCTATCCTAATTTGAACAGGTATGGGTTgagaagcccattgagtttgggCACCAGAATAACAATAGCAATGGATGTAGCTTCCGCTTTGGATTATCTACACAACCATTGTGTGCTCCCTGTGATCCATTGTGACTTAAAGCCCAGCAATGTCCTTCTTGATGATGTCATGTGTGCACGCCTTGCTGACTTCGGGTTAGCTAAATTTCTTCAAAGCTATAGTCATCAAAGTTCGACAAGCTTATTGGGACCAAGAGGATCAATTGGATACATTGCACCAG AGTACGGCTTGGGAAGCAAACTCTCAGCAGAAG ATTTGTGGAGAATGCGTTTCCTCAAAAGATTGGTGAGATTCTAG